A genomic segment from Mycosarcoma maydis chromosome 13, whole genome shotgun sequence encodes:
- a CDS encoding uncharacterized protein (related to SNX41 - sorting nexin, mediate distinct retrieval pathways from endosomes) has translation MSTAHNDDMNPFQIPDDERSVTNPSAPTQASTASSHSSSNTGDQDAHVPEDDDEQGWTGSSSRAQINAAADASSNINPASLPASIQRATLASPPSIIEIVDAQKSSDGGSSFIVYVIQNGATEAKRRYSEFEALREALVRLHPTIIIAPIPSKHTLSDYAAKQSKAKEDATIIARRKRMLQSFLRRCDNHPKLRGDEVLQKFLDGRYHWNDITASPPLSHLPKNNLRAPVQNPADPHASPAYAHLPLPSSVSSLRHPNQRFIDSEAFTNRFTNHLSGSMEKVNRRLMRRWTETSTDYAELGAILNGFSLTESGQLATAIERTGQAADAAYIATGQMLKQWEEKFTEPLHEYTQFAAILQKLLKWRHLKHLQYELAQDALEAKKTQLEELERVENEAKRLEEALERGGAGLVNGGGRVTGGGIDANGIRDGVGSGFRPTASVYGRASGEEGDGANGSSTKASGSGKSNGDAANSTSEANGANNVRSRATSPPSSPSKRSSSRSTGYGLLGAITHTFQSVMDVDRDASRRSTISKLREDITLLEEGLTLTANDLHYATAAIQADLDRFQRQKVSDLKDMMLDFAKMHREFAQTNLDNWKEAKKEIDAVEKPAGMPESSLTRREREGVSTPGAGMGRRS, from the coding sequence ATGAGCACGGCACATAACGATGATATGAACCCATTTCAGATTCCGGATGACGAGCGTAGTGTGACCAACCCATCCGCACCGACGCAagcatcaacagcatccTCGCATTCATCCTCGAACACTGgcgatcaagatgctcaTGTTCCtgaagatgacgatgagcaaGGCTGGACAGGTTCTTCCTCTCGTGCGCAAATcaacgctgcagcagatgcaTCTTCCAACATCAATCCCGCTTCTTTGCCTGCTTCGATCCAACGCGCCACGCTAGCGTCGCCACCGTCGATCATCGAAATTGTAGATGCGCAAAAGTCGAGCGATGGCGGCTCGTCTTTCATCGTGTACGTCATTCAAAACGGCGCCACGGAAGCCAAGAGGCGATACTCGGAGTTCGAGGCGTTACGCGAGGCACTCGTCCGATTGCATCCCACCATTATCATCGCGCCCATTCCGTCCAAGCATACCCTCAGTGACTACGCagccaagcagagcaaggCAAAAGAAGatgccaccatcatcgcGCGTCGCAAACGCATGCTCCAGAGCTTTCTGCGCAGATGCGATAACCATCCCAAGCTTCGAGGCGATGAAGTGCTTCAGAAATTCCTCGATGGACGCTATCACTGGAACGATATCACCGCTTCGCCTCCTCTATCTCACTTGCCCAAGAACAATCTGCGTGCTCCCGTACAGAACCCAGCTGATCCACATGCAAGCCCTGCGTACGCTCACCTACCGTTGCCCTCCTCGGTGTCTTCGCTGCGACATCCGAATCAGCGCTTTATCGATTCGGAAGCTTTTACAAATCGATTCACCAACCACCTCTCCGGAAGCATGGAAAAGGTGAATCGTCGTCTCATGCGACGTTGGACCGAGACCTCGACCGACTatgccgagcttggtgcCATCCTCAACGGTTTCTCGCTCACCGAGTCTGGGCAGCTTGCTACCGCTATCGAGCGTACAGGTCAGGCCGCGGATGCCGCCTACATTGCCACTGGCCAAATGCTCAAGCAGTGGGAAGAAAAATTCACAGAGCCTCTGCACGAGTATACACAGTTTGCTGCTATCctgcagaagctgctcaaaTGGCGCCATCTCAAACATCTACAGTACGAGCTGGCACAAGACGCTCTCGAGGCGAAAAAGACGCAGCTGGAAGAGCTTGAGCGGGTGGAGAACGAGGCAAAGCGTTTGGAAGAAGCTTTGGAGCGCGGTGGAGCAGGCTTGGTCAACGGCGGTGGACGTGTGACGGGTGGTGGCATCGATGCGAATGGTATTCGGGATGGGGTGGGATCTGGCTTTCGCCCTACGGCTTCTGTGTACGGACGCGCAAGCGGTGAAGAGGGTGACGGTGCCAATGGTAGTAGCACAAAAGcaagcggcagcggcaagagcaacggcgatgctgctaATTCTACATCGGAAGCGAATGGGGCCAACAACGTAAGATCACGGGCAACGTCGCCACCTTCGTCTCCGTCAAAACGCTCCTCATCGCGGTCTACTGGCTATGGTCTTTTGGGCGCCATCACACACACGTTCCAAAGCGTCATGGATGTGGACCGCGATGCATCACGTCGTAGCACCATCTCCAAGCTTCGAGAAGACATTACTCTGCTCGAAGAAGGTCTCACGCTCACCGCCAACGATCTGCACTACGCCACGGCTGCAATTCAGGCCGACCTGGATCGATTTCAACGCCAAAAAGTGAGCGATCTGAAGGACATGatgctcgactttgccaagATGCACCGTGAGTTTGCTCAGACCAACCTGGACAACTGGAAGGAGGCCAAGAAAGAGATTGATGCAGTGGAGAAGCCGGCAGGGATGCCAGAAAGCAGTTTAACCAGAAGAGAGAGGGAAGGCGTGAGCACACCTGGAGCTGGGATGGGGAGGAGATCGTAG
- a CDS encoding putative guanine nucleotide transmembrane transporter — MSPPPSGGKRESAQARLLGSGLSGIAELLVFHPVDTVAKRLMSNKVSGLSMAQVVFKDKAAANVSTKFFSLFPGLGYAAGYKVLQRIYKFGGQPYFNDYLTANHKKQFESLFGERAGKSIMSATAGSLTGIGEIVLLPLDVLKIKRQTNPEAFRSRGFLRILADENVNLYRGWGWTAARNAPGSFALFGGSAFTKEYIFGLKNYSDATWTQNFFASIGGSVASITVAAPLDVVKTRIQNANFESKVGGVTIIKDMIKNEGFGAFFKGLTPKVLVVGPKLVFSFTIAQSLIPFFGKYV, encoded by the coding sequence ATGTCACCACCTCCATCAGGCGGCAAGCGCGAATctgcgcaagctcgactgcTCGGCTCCGGACTGTCCGGTAtcgctgagctgctcgtcttccacCCGGTTGACACGGTAGCTAAACGACTCATGTCAAACAAAGTTTCGGGTCTGTCGATGGCGCAGGTCGTGTTCAAGGACAAAGCGGCTGCCAACGTATCTACCAAGTTCTTTTCGCTCTTTCCAGGTCTCGGATACGCTGCTGGCTACAAAGTGCTGCAGCGAATCTACAAGTTTGGAGGACAGCCGTACTTTAACGATTACCTCACTGCCAATCACAAGAAGCAATTTGAATCGCTGTTCGGTGAACGTGCGGGCAAATCCATCATGTCGGCCACTGCCGGTTCGTTGACCGGAATCGGAGAGATCGTTCTTCTGCCATTGGATGtgctcaagatcaagcgTCAGACCAACCCGGAAGCGTTCCGATCGCGCGGCTTCTTGCGTATCTTGGCCGACGAAAATGTCAACCTGTACCGAGGTTGGGGCTGGACCGCTGCTCGAAACGCTCCCGGCTCGTTTGCACTCTTCGGAGGATCCGCTTTCACCAAGGAATACATCTTTGGCCTCAAGAACTACAGCGATGCCACTTGGACCCAAAACTTCTTCGCCTCCATCGGCGGCTCTGTCGCTTCCATCACTGTAGCTGCTCCGCTCGATGTCGTCAAGACCCGAATCCAAAATGCCAACTTTGAATCCAAGGTAGGCGGCGTTACTATTATCAAGGACATGATCAAGAACGAAGGCTTCGGTGCTTTCTTCAAGGGTTTGACGCCAAAGGTGTTGGTCGTCGGAcccaagctcgtcttctcGTTTACCATCGCTCAGAGTTTGATTCCCTTCTTCGGAAAGTACGTGTAA
- a CDS encoding DNA-directed DNA polymerase alpha catalytic subunit POL1 (related to POL1 - DNA-directed DNA polymerase alpha, 180 KD subunit), producing MSSRAKKLNALAALKAKRDGIPLPAASKLGDLSDEDNAIYDEVSEDEYRSILRGRIMDDDFIEDDDGSGYVDHGQDDWDDQAREQEGQDDDTEDEHEYFERTGKRKPKKGSKARSKLKGHDSTSSVYQKSSLSAAFSKQRKASSGLSNDLSASRTRDAQRMRSAAFDAYRPSVSKEKEDDFMANLMGNLDETRPKPSSSSHDPASPSPAHRLSSSLSRKRKQHDESAFSRFRSSTSLATSNGFTSPSSGAPTSDSAHASSDSAEPLVHVSGSDTPPWGPNLGSDPVFELDDELPVSNKKLRGPKGLPNRIGSLGLGDADHDVFISHPSKRAAGLNDDALAFSDDEIDEIDVRRVQVGSFAAKNVDARGQATLPKPSPAAVATPRAAKLDNSKTDNTTPSAPSASSTPKPALNDFNKMPASKSNWQKVHNDLMKNVAPTTPTPAATNNSVKTAAATATPLAGKVKAFEDDKSLFFYWLDYLEGENGIVYLVGKVKDKDSGRYVSCCLTVNGIERCIFLLPRSKQLENGHETDRPVGEDEIYDEFEELSAKHGIKGFLSKWVTRKYAFEQAGVPAESNYMKIRYGFDEPQLPFDFKGKTFSKAFGTNTSPFELLVVKRRIFGPSWLKISNASLAEGSTPISWCKMEVSIDDPKDISPISDADTTSPRETPPLTVMSIAIRTVVNHKENKQELVAVSARTWTDHQIEDPTPPEQLPCSVFTAVRPLGTMFPPGFEAEARKGRIKIHTLKYERMLLNALLAQIYNADPDVIVGHEFNGVSLDVLLHRMRDLRADHWSRVGRFRRPKWPKLKQGLNLKILAGRLVCDLASDNGKSMITSTTWSLTEMCGTHLKIQREDIDPEETASFFDSLAPSPERLMNFVRHCEVDTFFQMAIAAKVQILPLTKQLTNLAGNSWNKTLNGGRAERNEYILLHDFHRQKYICPDKISAWEKKQIQQAAELKAKARAKSNGGAADSSASTTAANSKKDKFKGGLVFEPKRGLWDKYILVMDFNSLYPSIIQEFNIDFTTVERPPTQGIEDDEIGVAAATASSDTAGEAGADAAADVDKIPDVPSSDVEQGVLPRIIAQLVARRRQVKSLMKDKSATPSQLLQWNIKQLALKLTANSMYGCLGFENSRFYARPLAALTTFKGREILTATKDLAESMLLDVIYGDTDSVMINTNATEYREALRIGQEFKKSVNERYRLLEIDIDGVFERMLLLQKKKYAAVLVDEEGKRSTEIKGLDMKRREYSALSKNVSNYVLEQILSGQATELVVEHIHEYLSDISTKIKMGEVGLDDFIIYKRLGKNPEDYPDVKSQPHVQVALRMKTRGGNARMGDVIPYIFCLGEDGTSSTKTAQAERAHHPDELRRKDSELKIDYEHYLALQILPPVERLCESIEGTDRSRLAECLGLDPSKYSHVSHSGAGSGGAVGREFATLDSQIPDEVRFAQCEPLKLTCPSCRESSTFLGPAHRAASSAIKVLGDSTNTQRSEPNAISTKGIRCTNAACQRMLPLATMAIQLELAIRSFVERYYAGWTECSDPNCGSRTRLASVYAKRCVAVHDAKSAALLDATSTTGSHLACRGRVEPVYRDKQLYDQLIYLESLFDSSRIREKVTATTAASAKAWQDEVLAMLDVNKRELDALHKTVDKYLAKNGRRFVKLASLFRFMKV from the exons ATGTCATCCAgagccaagaagctcaacgCCCTTGCCGCTCTCAAGGCGAAGCGCGATGGCATACCATTACCCGCA GCGTCCAAATTGGGAGATCTATCAGACGAAGACAACGCCATCTACGACGAAGTGTCTGAAGATGAGTATCGATCCATCCTTCGTGGACGTATCATGGATGACGATTTTatcgaagacgatgatggctCAGGCTACGTAGATCACGGTCAGGATGATTGGGAtgaccaagctcgagaacaagaaggacaagacgacgacacagaagacgagcacgagTACTTTGAACGCACCGGCAAGCGTAAACCTAAGAAGGGTTCGAAAGCTCGCTCCAAGCTCAAAGGTCACGACTCTACCTCGTCTGTGTATCAAAAATCGAGCCTTTCAGCTGCTTtcagcaagcagcgcaagGCGTCCAGCGGCCTCTCGAACGACTTATCGGCAAGCCGCACTCGCGACGCTCAGCGAATGCGGTCCGCCGCCTTTGATGCATACCGTCCCTCCGTGAGCAAAGAAAAGGAAGACGACTTCATGGCCAACCTCATGGGCAACCTTGACGAGACTCGTCCAAAGccgtcctcatcctcgcACGACCCAGCTAGCCCTTCTCCCGCCCACCGCCTCTCTTCTTCCCTCTCTAgaaagcgaaagcagcACGATGAGAGTGCCTTCTCCCGCTTCcgctcttccacctcccTCGCCACCAGTAACGGCTTCACAAGCCCCTCCTCGGGCGCTCCCACCAGCGACTCGGCACATGCTTCCAGCGATAGCGCCGAACCACTAGTACACGTCAGCGGAAGTGATACGCCACCTTGGGGTCCCAATCTCGGCTCAGACCCCGTGtttgagctcgacgacgagctccCCGTCTCCAACAAGAAGCTCCGCGGTCCCAAGGGGCTGCCTAATCGTATCGGTAGCCTTGGTTTGGGAGATGCAGACCACGACGTTTTCATCAGTCATCCATCCAAACGTGCTGCTGGTCTCAATGACGATGCTCTCGCTttcagcgacgacgagatcgacgagatcgatgtTCGACGCGTCCAAGTAGGTTCGTTTGCAGCCAAGAATGTTGATGCGCGTGGACAGGCAACGCTTCCAAAGCCCAGCCCAGCCGCTGTGGCAACACCCCgtgctgccaagctcgacaatAGCAAGACAGACAACACGACACCATCGGCACCATCAGCGTCGTCCACACCTAAGCCAGCGCTCAATGACTTTAACAAGATGCCGGCTAGCAAAAGTAACTGGCAAAAGGTGCACAACGACCTCATGAAGAATGTTGCACCCACCACGCCTACACCTGCTGCTACCAACAACAGTGTCAagacagctgcagccacaGCGACACCGTTGGCAGGCAAGGTGAAGGCCTTTGAAGACGACAAGTCGCTCTTCTTCTATTGGCTTGACTACCTAGAAGGTGAGAATGGCATCGTCTACCTCGTTGGCAAGGTCAAGGATAAGGACTCAGGACGATACGTTTCATGCTGCTTAACCGTCAATGGCATCGAACGGTGCATCTTCCTCCTGCCACGCAGCAAACAACTCGAAAATGGTCACGAGACCGATCGCCCGGTCGGCGAAGATGAGATTTATGACGAGTTCGAAGAGCTCTCGGCCAAGCACGGTATCAAAGGTTTTCTCTCCAAGTGGGTCACACGCAAGTATGCTTTCGAGCAAGCAGGCGTGCCAGCCGAGTCCAACTACATGAAGATTCGCTACGGCTTTGACGAGCCTCAGCTGCCATTCGATTTCAAAGGCAAAACCTTTAGCAAAGCTTTCGGCACCAACACTTCGCCGTTTGAGCTGCTGGTAGTCAAGCGACGTATCTTTGGGCCTAGCTGGCTCAAAATTTCGAACGCCAGCTTGGCGGAAGGCTCGACGCCCATCTCTTGGTGCAAGATGGAGGTCTCGATTGACGACCCTAAGGACATTTCGCCCATCTCGGATGCCGACACCACCTCGCCGCGCGAGACTCCACCCCTGACCGTCATGTCGATCGCCATCCGCACGGTTGTGAATCACAAGGAGAACAAGCAAGAACTCGTCGCTGTCAGTGCGCGTACCTGGACCGACCACCAGATCGAGGATCCTACGCCGCCCGAACAACTCCCTTGCTCCGTGTTCACCGCTGTGCGACCACTTGGCACCATGTTCCCACCCGGCTTCGAGGCAGAAGCGCGCAAGGGCAGGATCAAAATCCACACGCTCAAGTACGAGCGAATGCTGCTCAATGCCCTACTTGCTCAGATCTACAATGCCGACCCAGACGTCATCGTAGGTCACGAGTTCAACGgtgtctcgctcgacgtGCTCCTGCATCGTATGCGGGATCTTCGTGCCGACCACTGGTCACGCGTCGGTCGATTCCGTCGCCCCAAGTGgcccaagctcaagcaagGCTTGAACCTCAAGATTCTCGCTGGTCGCCTGGTCTGCGACTTAGCATCCGACAATGGCAAGTCGATGATCACCTCCACCACATGGTCACTTACAGAGATGTGCGGTACTCATCTCAAGATTCAGCGCGAGGACATTGATCCCGAGGAAACCGCTTCATTCTTTGACTCACTTGCTCCATCTCCTGAGCGTCTGATGAACTTTGTTCGCCATTGCGAAGTCGACACTTTCTTCCAGATGGCCATCGCCGCCAAGGTGCAGATTCTGCCTctcaccaagcagctcacAAATCTTGCTGGTAACAGCTGGaacaagacgctcaacggAGGTCGCGCTGAACGCAACGAGTATATCTTGCTGCACGACTTCCACCGACAAAAGTACATCTGCCCGGACAAGATTTCTGCGTgggagaagaagcagatccAGCAAGCGGCTGAGCTCAAGGCGAAGGCTCGTGCCAAATCCaacggtggtgctgctgattcgtcggcgtcgacgactGCGGCTAAcagcaagaaggacaagtTCAAGGGCGGTCTCGTCTTTGAGCCCAAGCGCGGATTGTGGGACAAGTACATCTTGGTCATGGACTTCAACTCGCTCTACCCGTCGATCATCCAGGAGTTCAACATTGACTTTACCACTGTTGAACGTCCGCCTACACAGGGCatcgaagacgacgagattggcgtcgctgctgctaccgcTTCCTCAGATACGGCAGGAGAGGCTGGCGCTGACGCTGCGGCTGACGTAGACAAGATTCCCGACGTACCCTCTTCCGatgtcgagcaaggcgTACTCCCACGCATTATTGCTCAGCTCGTGGCGCGTCGTCGACAAGTCAAGTCGCTGATGAAGGATAAGTCGGCCACACCTTCTCAGCTCCTGCAGTGGAACATCAAGCAGctggcgctcaagctcaccgCCAACTCGATGTATGGTTGTCTCGGATTTGAAAATTCGCGTTTCTACGCTCGCCCTCTCGCAGCGCTGACTACGTTCAAAGGTCGAGAGATTCTCACCGCCACCAAAGATCTGGCCgagtcgatgctgctcgatgtGATTTACGGTGACACGGACAGTGTTATGATCAACACCAATGCCACTGAGTACCGGGAAGCGCTTCGTATCGGACAAGAGTTTAAAAAATCGGTCAACGAACGCTACCGCTTGCTTGAGATCGATATCGATGGCGTGTTTGAACGTATGCTGCTCCTTCAAAAGAAAAAGTATGCTGcggtgctcgtcgacgaggaaggcAAGCGAAGTACCGAGATCAAAGGTCTAGATATGAAGCGTCGCGAATACTCGGCGCTCTCAAAGAACGTCTCGAATTACGTGCTGGAACAGATCTTGTCTGGACAAGCGACCGAGCTGGTCGTGGAACACATCCACGAGTACCTTTCGGACATATccaccaagatcaagatgggCGAAGTGGGGCTGGACGACTTTATCATCTACAAACGGTTGGGTAAGAACCCAGAAGACTATCCGGATGTCAAGTCGCAGCCGCATGTTCAGGTGGCGTTGCGAATGAAGACGAGAGGTGGAAATGCCAGGATGGGTGATGTGATCCCGTACATCTTTTGCCTGGGAGAAGATGGCACGTCCAGCACCAAGACAGCGCAGGCAGAGAGGGCGCATCACCCAGACGAGTTGAGAAGGAAAGACAgcgagctcaagatcgactACGAGCACTATCTGGCGCTGCAGATCCTGCCGCCGGTGGAGAGGTTATGCGAAAGCATCGAGGGGACGGACAGATCCAGGTTAGCAGAGTGTCTTGGGCTGGATCCGAGCAAGTATTCTCACGTCTCGCATTCTGGTgctggcagcggcggcgcAGTGGGTCGAGAGTTTGCAACGCTCGACTCGCAGATCCCGGACGAGGTGCGATTCGCGCAGTGCGAGCCATTGAAGCTCACATGTCCTTCATGTCGCGAATCGAGTACTTTCCTCGGGCCCGCTCATCGTGCCGCTTCGTCCGCGATCAAAGTGCTCGGCGACTcgaccaacacgcaacgCTCGGAGCCCAACGCCATCTCCACAAAGGGCATCCGCTGCACAAACGCTGCCTGCCAACGAATGTTGCCTCTGGCCACCATGGCGATccaactcgagctggccaTCCGAAGCTTTGTGGAACGCTACTACGCCGGCTGGACTGAATGCTCTGATCCCAACTGCGGCTCTCGAACGCGGCTGGCTAGCGTCTACGCCAAACGCTGCGTTGCAGTTCACGATGCCAAATCGGccgcgctgctcgatgccaCCTCCACTACAGGCTCTCACTTGGCATGCCGTGGTCGTGTAGAGCCAGTTTACAGGGACAAACAGCTGTACGATCAGCTGATCTatctcgaatcgctctTTGACTCATCGAGAATTCGTGAAAAGGTGACAGCCACAACGGCGGCCAGCGCTAAAGCTTGGCAAGATGAAGTGCTGGCCATGCTGGACGTCAACAAGCGCGAGCTGGACGCGCTGCACAAGACTGTGGACAAGTATTTGGCCAAGAACGGAAGGAGGTTCGTCAAGCTGGCCAGCTTGTTCAGGTTTATGAAGGTGTGA